In Populus alba chromosome 1, ASM523922v2, whole genome shotgun sequence, a single window of DNA contains:
- the LOC118040892 gene encoding protein HOTHEAD: MASSVANQLFLFFFLWLYTLSSSQAGHHYSEFRYPFIRKASSFPSSSSSFSSSGGGDHAYDYIVVGGGTAGCPLAATLSRKFSVLLLERGGVPFANANVSFSKNFHITLADTSSTSASQYFISTDGVLNARARVLGGGTCINAGFYTRASTRFIHKAGWDAKLVNKSYPWVEKQIVHRPKVAPWQVVVRDSLLDLGVDPFNGFTYDHIYGTKFGGTIFDQFGRRQTAAELLASADPRKLTVLVHATVQKVLFDISGKRPKAVGVLFKDENGNQHQAFLSNSQRSEIILSCGAIGTPHMLLLSGIGPKDELEEKKISVVLHNKFVGKGMADNPMNTIFVPFKRPVQQSLIQTVGITKMGVYIEASSGFGQSKDSIQCHHGMMSAEIGQLSTIPPKKRTPEAIQAYIKRKKDIPHEAFKGGFILEKIANPISTGQLRLISTNVEDNPSVTFNYFKHPRDLQRCVDGIRMATKMVQSEHFRNFTQCDKQTTDKILNMSVSANVNLVPKHTNDTKSLEQFCKDTVITIWHYHGGCHVGKVVNRDYKVLGVNRLRIVDGSVFDESPGTNPQATVMMMGRYMGLKILRDRLGKAAGV, from the exons ATGGCTTCTTCTGTTGCCAACcagctctttctcttcttctttctatgGCTTTATACTCTCTCTTCATCTCAAG CTGGGCACCATTACTCTGAATTTAGGTATCCGTTCATCAGGAAAGCAAGCTCAttcccatcatcatcatcatccttctCATCAAGTGGCGGGGGAGACCATGCATATGACTATATAGTTGTTGGAGGCGGCACAGCTGGGTGTCCTTTAGCGGCCACACTCTCTCGGAAGTTTAGTGTCTTATTACTTGAAAGAGGTGGAGTGCCTTTTGCCAATGCAAATGTCTCCTTCTCAAAGAACTTCCACATAACCCTCGCTGATACTTCATCAACTTCTGCTTCCCAATACTTTATTTCTACTGATGGAGTCCTCAATGCTAGGGCCAGGGTTTTGGGTGGTGGTACTTGCATCAATGCTGGGTTCTACACTAGGGCAAGCACAAG GTTTATACACAAAGCAGGCTGGGATGCAAAGTTGGTGAATAAGTCATACCCATGGGTTGAGAAGCAAATCGTTCACAGGCCTAAAGTTGCACCATGGCAGGTTGTTGTAAGGGACAGTCTTTTGGATCTTGGAGTGGATCCTTTCAATGGATTCACGTATGATCACATTTATGGAACCAAGTTTGGTGGTACCATTTTTGACCAATTCGGCCGCCGGCAAACGGCTGCTGAACTACTTGCTTCTGCAGACCCTCGGAAGCTTACTGTGTTGGTGCATGCCACCGTCCAAAaggttttatttgatatttcag GAAAGCGACCAAAAGCAGTAGGAGTCCTGTTCAAAGATGAAAATGGAAACCAGCATCAAGCATTTCTATCAAACAGCCAGAGGAGTGAAATAATATTGTCATGTGGAGCCATTGGCACCCCTCACATGCTATTGCTCAGTGGTATTGGGCCAAAAGATGAACTCGAGGAGAAGAAAATTTCAGTAGTACTCCACAACAAGTTTGTCGGGAAAGGCATGGCTGATAATCCCATGAACACAATTTTTGTTCCCTTTAAAAGACCAGTACAGCAGTCCCTTATACAAACTGTAGGGATTACCAAGATGGGTGTGTACATTGAAGCTAGCAGTGGATTTGGGCAATCCAAGGATAGCATTCAGTGTCACCATGGAATGATGTCTGCGGAG ATAGGGCAGTTATCAACCATACCTCCAAAGAAAAGAACACCAGAGGCCATCCAAGCTTACATTAAGAGAAAGAAGGACATACCACATGAGGCATTCAAAGGAGGCTTCATTCTTGAAAAGATTGCCAACCCCATTTCCACCGGCCAGCTCAGATTGATCAGCACAAATGTTGAAGACAACCCTTCTGTTACCTTCAACTATTTTAAACATCCACGTGATCTACAGCGCTGTGTTGATGGTATTCGCATGGCTACAAAGATGGTGCAATCAGAACACTTTAGAAATTTCACTCAATGTGACAAGCAGACAACAGACAAGATTCTTAACATGAGTGTCAGTGCTAATGTTAACCTAGTACCTAAGCATACCAATGACACCAAGTCCCTAGAGCAGTTCTGCAAAGACACCGTAATCACAATTTGGCATTATCATGGTGGGTGTCATGTTGGCAAGGTGGTGAACCGTGATTACAAAGTTCTTGGTGTGAATAGGCTTCGCATTGTGGATGGCTCGGTATTTGATGAGTCTCCTGGGACTAATCCTCAAGCCACAGTCATGATGATGGGCAG GTACATGGGACTGAAAATTCTGAGAGACAGACTAGGAAAAGCAGCCGGTGTTTAA